From Zerene cesonia ecotype Mississippi chromosome 13, Zerene_cesonia_1.1, whole genome shotgun sequence, the proteins below share one genomic window:
- the LOC119831153 gene encoding tRNA-dihydrouridine(20a/20b) synthase [NAD(P)+]-like: MKDKTNILELFACAKNRETYLKVCAPMVRYSKVQFRNLVKMYDVDLTFTPMILANSFCQNSKARSNEFVTTFDDTPLIVQFAANNVNDFVDASKLVYQYADGVDLNCGCPQRWAIKDGYGSSLLSKPEIIHDLVRCVKNSLPHDFTVSVKIRIMSELKKTITMCQQMEKCGVDFLTVHGRTPTQKNSEPIHVESMKTVLSTLSIPIIANGGVKTLDEAEQLYEVLKCDGVMSASGILSNPAMFSGETITPMSCIRAWMNLKNISGDRISFQCYHHHLVFMLEKLLSKKQKQVFNYLSTFKDVDDYILTHILDSDIIENKHAIGNFISCDFDESITSKHGKKCRGCGMSVCYCSCINNYDYESRDGNFFSSYVNTNDDVDYMDSNIFEEKIL, encoded by the exons atgaaggataaaactaatattttagaaCTATTTGCTTGTGCAAAAAATAGGGAAACTTACCTTAAAGTTTGTGCCCCAATGGTTAGGTATAGTAAAGTGCAATTTAGAAACCTCGTAAAAat GTACGACGTCGATTTAACTTTTACCCCAATGATTTTGGCAAACTCTTTTTGTCAAAATTCAAAGGCAAGATCTAATGAATTTGTAACTACATTTGATGATACTCCATTGATAGTGCAATTTGCGGCCAATAATGTCAACGATTTCGTAGATGCTTCTAAATTAGTTTATCAATATGCAGATGGTGTTGATTTGAACTGTGGTTGTCCTCAAAGATGGGCTATAAAAGATGGATATGGCAGTTCATTACTATCTAAGCCGGAAATAATTCACGACCTAGTAAGATGTGTCAAGAATAGTCTTCCACATGACTTTACCGTTTCTGTTAAAATTAGGATAATgagtgaattaaaaaaaacaataacgaTGTGCCAACAAATGGAGAAATGTGGAGTAGATTTTCTCACTGTTCATGGTCGGACTCCCACTCAGAAAAACAGTGAGCCTATTCATGTAGAGTCTATGAAAACTGTTTTGAGCACCCTTAGCATACCAATAATAGCTAATGGTGGAGTTAAAACATTGGATGAAGCTGAACAATTGTACGAAGTTCTTAAATGTGATGGAGTTATGTCGGCTAGTGGTATCCTTAGTAATCCGGCAATGTTTAGTGGAGAAACAATTACTCCCATGAGTTGCATAAGGGCTTGGATGAATTTGAAGAATATAAGTGGGGATAGAATAAGCTTTCAATGTTACCATCatcatttagtttttatgCTAGAAAAATTACTaagcaaaaaacaaaaacaagtttttaacTACCTCAGTACTTTCAAGGATGTTGATGATTATATATTGACTCATATACTTGATAgtgatattatagaaaataaacatgcAATTGGTAACTTTATCTCTTGTGATTTTGATGAGAGTATCACAAGTAAGCATGGAAAGAAATGTAGGGGTTGTGGGATGAGTGTATGTTATTGttcatgtattaataattatgactaTGAATCTAGGgatggtaatttttttagttcttATGTTAATACAAATGATGATGTGGACTATATGGatagtaatatatttgaagaaaaaatattatag
- the LOC119831445 gene encoding programmed cell death protein 2-like has protein sequence MTENVVDIGFLDEKESWLLHPRFFPSKVGGKPAWLDLRNIPAPSELTCNQCNEVMIFLCQVYAPYEEKEDSFHRTIFIFVCKNGECCRPNSANNFKVFRSQLPRKNDFYSFEPYKEDQNETFPMDKWPKLCNVCGVKAPSHCAKCKKEFYCSRKHQIIHWQKGHKELCCNSNETDNSNFIVTEAAKSLLFKEWELIVDEEDQEKVKHVDENQEMEKLKHLIKEKKAGTMSDINESELEEYTGKIPDDKVFNKFSKRIARHPDQVLRYDRGGVPLWITAQADNIDIPKCSYCNEPRQFEFQIMPQLLNFINIGIEINSIDWGILAIYTCNKSCNEGPAYKEEMIIKQDLSN, from the exons ATGACTGAGAATGTTGTGGATATAGGTTTTTTAGACGAGAAAGAATCTTGGCTTTTACACCCAAGGTTTTTTCCAAGTAAAGTCGGAGGCAAACCAGCATGGCTAGACTTAAGAAATATTCCTGCCCCCTCTGAACTTACTTGCAATCAATGCAATGaagttatgatatttttatgtcaa GTTTATGCACCATATGAGGAAAAAGAAGACAGTTTTCAtagaactatttttatttttgtgtgtaaaaATGGAGAATGTTGCCGCCCAAATTCTGCAAATAACTTCAAGGTGTTCCGTAGTCAGCTACCACGGAAGAACGATTTCTATTCGTTTGAACCTTATAAGGAAGACCAAAATGAG ACATTTCCTATGGATAAATGGccaaaattatgtaatgtttgtGGTGTCAAGGCACCTTCTCATTGCGCAAAATGTAAGAAAGAATTTTACTGTAGTAGAAAGCATCAAATAATACACTGGCAAAAAGGACACAAGGAATTGTGTTGTAACTCAAATGAG ACAGATAATAGTAACTTCATAGTAACAGAAGCTGCAAaatcattactttttaaagaATGGGAACTGATTGTGGATGAAGAAGATCaa gAAAAAGTTAAACATGTAGATGAAAATCAGGAGatggaaaaattaaaacatttaataaaagagaaaaaagcTGGCACTATGAGTGACATTAATGAGAGTGAATTGGAAGAATACACTGGGAAAATCCCAGATGACAAAGTTTTCAACAAATTTAGTAAAAGAATAGCACGACACCCAGATCAAGTATTACGCTATGATAGAGGTGGTGTTCCCTTATGGATAACAGCTCAAGCAGATAATATTGACATCCCTAAATGCTCATACTGTAATGAACCAAGACAATTTGAGTTTCAG ATTATGCCACAGCTTCTGAATTTTATCAACATTGGCATTGAGATCAATAGCATTGATTGGGGCATATTAGCTATATATACATGCAATAAAAGCTGCAATGAAGGACCTGCATATAAAGaagaaatgataattaaacaaGATTTAAGTAAttag
- the LOC119831289 gene encoding rapamycin-insensitive companion of mTOR-like: protein MATFENRLSRRKGKTGGESYRLDTKNKTPEENIIDIIQGLYLKKHHDTSPTTKSITNEFRSGLRTVQKNNSESLRVSYLTALVHLCKEFRNNLGFTTDELMSCIRVSLVDESMLIRATALRVLRYLIRCESDVASFNALKLPYLVIRSMDLMMRNEEERAQALRVVRRVIAVVGGTEQSMRRHRAAYIEQGLLRCLAAVARAGCAGDGTGDRLSRPAIATLAEICVLNPDLFISCGGVTAVTRQLAECATPRMAEALCGVLLHIINDPHSRHSARVDLTCLNSPYCDFHFRPAGTDTSRDEREMRFTCSRLALLCVLRSWPGLLHFCHPRAAGGLRALVASLHLPRLEVRKAILDLLYELVGLRQPEWTDEISVALDAVDPSDFQDSWRLNEDFVAAEGMAILPHLSATGPDIIEIHLALLLQCFLEAGLLDGLAEVIVTSDTFISVRATVLLGQLLHLVHILLPPQICNITPALPALVSQASAGKPQALAAVAALQRLHSMLEARPASNSLFLDHIIQYCSGAYKIRSEDVTKSRKEKSNASMVKPKNQSILHKDSFEFLEESDTESEPKQRHSVGSRADVATRNVSALVKSKSVSSRTNAAVSKVTKSAKFFNLFEWYRDNLIKSSLVMQKKDGNTWNWEIIRTILKETDTPLLNLSDSCHKAWASRIINYLKPSSNKYSHTDLSTTCNGHSATRAGCQLIRHLLQHNDTDSKKFLEDFFNDVNRQIEAIQTGKKAHECLFSPQHMCNTMCQMYFLFIGQLCHSNTGLRLFKKSKLYENLLELATKTHHSCYVKLVISSLDYTLDACPRDILAKTLTCNNQASRLYATQFLNVLMRASRKSRDLVRRKTKLKKNLLEEHWKLSRRDEEVSEGVDMDTWVLQMLVGQIRDESKVVVKNALAILEEAFSVPAYQEKLMGLRDTLGESCGFGKSCEPSSVETSAAGDRAYLLWLALQIAAARYQQHDDAISFINKHLQYWDKSYNYRYVRLVEAEVHESVRRARGARRGARLPPHALAALAALAAPVAPFAPAAPAAPAAAAPPPFARALLAAALPQHYKLQLVMNLSNNFLEDSVPVHVVRLAKYCPVYSVRATAFYVLGLIGSTYDGANLLAELGWFCVRHTRHDQFPIISEDNYAIGTESTEKSHFYVTSPDRRFNALDIDLSEHSDHTDQSTADSVHSESARLNKTIGAICIEENQDVVDHKISFDRREPDKRKSHTLPSQGCSSSHERSLTESRTVDILRDCSTYERTGHKMQMENRLLGRMNSLDQAHEGRVRNTSESSTSGVSSCDSFLGKYAIPDRVLTLSPIPSSSSLYGMKTSVPHRPRLAETQRRISTSSFTGPDAASSPPTQMDMSGYATIQSLNKHRRPHVSEGAATSSSDIDELVWLLPDFSRRGKPYSSMREKSKSHRERMAKLSLVEDDWRPLWQTERAGAAGAGRAARPAPRAPRAAPPHYMGVCLPLHLADIFPDEDIKAENVNGDKIVPSRTRVPSFLDSSIASADNKSRATPDSQNIANKDISATTVAHRPLPLTITKPALNDAMETAKIIEEKTAEEHAKTNITADKNHIIVKDTECAEAGLVKDVSSSTAVGSTLVGTLSRVESKPSKWRHAARDCLACVRTRPPSSHELREAFFADMEGVSATEDRTSPPSLEPTPQAQLLHNVLFMSNPIHLKQTRSALLSLKQRHPDVFRSACVYSDVCAVLARDTYMLCARRFLQELFLDTNFECFDAEPAAVLARHGAPAPPAPPAPPNVEA from the exons ATGGCCACCTTTGAAAATAGATTGAGTCGAAGGAAAG GAAAAACTGGTGGTGAATCGTATAGGTTAgacactaaaaataaaacacccgaagaaaatattatagatataattcaaggactatatttaaaaaaacatcatgaTACATCACCTACCACCAAGAGTATAACAAATGAATTTAGGTCAGGTCTCCGAACTgttcaaaaaaataactctGAAAGTTTAAGAGTCTCCTACTTGACTGCATTAGTTCATTTATGCAAGGAATTTAGGAACAATTTGGGTTTTACAACGGATGAATTAATGTCATG TATTCGTGTCAGTCTTGTTGATGAATCTATGCTGATACGGGCAACAGCTTTACGAGTGCTCAGATATTTAATACGCTGTGAAAGTGATGTTGCTTCTTTCAATGCACTGAAATTACCATACCTTGTAATCAG ATCTATGGATTTGATGATGCGCAATGAAGAAGAACGCGCACAAGCATTGAGGGTGGTCCGGCGGGTGATTGCCGTAGTTGGCGGCACAGAGCAATCGATGCGACGTCACAGAGCTGCGTATATCGAACAAGGGTTATTGCGGTGTCTTGCAGCGGTCGCGCGAGCGGGATGTGCGGGAGACGGCACGGGCGACCGTTTGTCTAGACCAGCTATAGCCACTCTGGCTGAGATAT GTGTGCTAAAtcctgatttatttatatcctgtGGGGGAGTCACAGCTGTTACTCGCCAATTAGCGGAGTGTGCTACACCGCGAATGGCAGAGGCTCTTTGTGGAGTGCTTTTACACATCATAAATGATCCTCATTCGCGACATTCTGCAAGAGTGGATTTAACATGTCTTAATTCTCCATATTGTGATTTCCACTTTCGGCCGGCAGGCACGGATACAAGCAG AGACGAGCGCGAGATGCGGTTCACGTGCAGCCGGCTGGCGCTGCTGTGCGTGCTGCGCAGCTGGCCGGGGCTGCTGCACTTCTGCCACCcgcgcgcggcgggcggcCTGCGCGCGCTCGTCGCCTCGCTGCACCTGCCGCGCCTGGAGGTCCGA AAGGCTATTTTGGATCTCCTCTATGAACTTGTGGGTTTACGTCAACCAGAATGGACGGATGAGATTTCCGTAGCATTGGATGCTGTCGATCCATCTGATTTCCAG gATTCTTGGCGACTTAATGAAGATTTTGTCGCAGCCGAAGGAATGGCTATTCTACCTCACTTAAGTGCCACTGGCCctgatataattgaaattcatCTTGCTCTATTACTTCAGTGTTTTTTAGAG GCTGGACTCCTTGATGGTTTAGCTGAAGTGATAGTCACAAGTGATACTTTTATATCGGTCAGAGCAACCGTATTGTTAGGGCAATTATTGCATTTAGTACACATATTGTTACCACCgcaaatttgtaatataactcCCGCATTGCCTGCACTTGTATCGCAAGCATCTGCAGGGAAGCCCCAGGCATTGGCTGCCGTAGCTGCTCTACAAAGACTGCATTCTATGTTAGAAGCGCGACCAGCTAGCAATAGCCTTTTCCTGGACCACATTATTCAGTATTGTAGCGGAGCTTACAAAATTAGATCGGAAGATGTGACGAAGAGTCGAAAGGAGAAAAGTAACGCGAGTATGGTAAAGCCCAAAAATCAAAGTATACTTCACAAAGACAGTTTCGAGTTTTTGGAAGAGTCCGATACGGAGAGCGAGCCGAAACAGAGACACAGTGTCGGGTCGCGCGCTGATGTTGCGACCAGGAATGTTAGTGCATTAGTGAAAAGTAAAAGTGTTAGCTCTCGAACTAATGCGGCAGTGAGTAAAGTGACCAAGTCCGCaaagtttttcaatttgtttgaatggtatagagataatttaattaagtcgTCGTTGGTTATGCAGAAAAAGGATGGGAATACGTGGAATTGGGAAATTATTCGCACTATTTTAAAG GAAACAGATACACCATTACTTAATTTAAGTGACAGTTGTCACAAGGCGTGGGCGAGTCgaattataaactatttgaAGCCATCATCAAATAAATACTCCCATACAGATCTATCAACTACATGCAATGGACATTCTGCAACAAGAGCTGGATGTCAGCTTATAAGGCATCTTTTGCAACATAATGAT ACGGATTCAAAAAAGTTCTTGGAAGATTTTTTCAATGATGTTAATCGTCAAATTGAAGCAATACAAACTGGCAAGAAAGCGCACGAGTGTCTCTTTAGTCCGCAACACATGTGTAATACAATGtgtcaaatgtattttttgtttattggaCAACTCTGTCATTCAAATACGGGTTTGAGGCTATTTAAGAAATCTAAACTGTATGAAAA TCTGTTGGAACTAGCCACAAAGACGCATCACAGTTGCTACGTCAAATTAGTCATATCTAGTCTGGACTATACCCTAGATGCGTGTCCAAGAGACATTCTCGCCAAAACACTAACTTGTAACAACCAGGCTTCAAGATTATACGCAACCCAGTTCCTAAACGTATTAATGCGTGCTTCGAGAAAGTCGCGTGACTTAGTTCGAAGAAAGACTAAGCTTAAGAAGAATTTACTAGAAGAACATTGGAAACTTTCGCGTAGAGACGAAGAAGTATCGGAAGGCGTGGATATGGATACATGGGTACTGCAAATGTTAGTGGGACAGATACGGGACGAGTCTAAAGTTGTAGTTAAAAATGCTCTGGCTATTTTGGAGGAAGCATTTAGTGTTCCG GCATACCAAGAAAAACTGATGGGCTTACGGGATACACTGGGCGAAAGTTGTGGTTTTGGGAAGAGCTGCGAGCCCTCATCTGTGGAAACCTCGGCTGCTGGAGACAGAGCGTATCTACTGTGGCTGGCGTTACAAATAGCCGCTGCTAGATACCAACAGCATGATGATGCAATCTCCTTTATCAATAAGCATTTGCAGTACTGGGACAAATCGTATAACTATAG GTACGTGCGGCTGGTGGAGGCGGAGGTACACGAGAGCGTGCGGCGcgcgcggggggcgcggcgCGGGGCGCGCCTGCCGCCGCACGCGCTGGCCGCGCTcgccgcgctcgccgcgcCCGTCGCCCCCTTCGCCCCCGCGgcccccgccgcgcccgccgctgCCGCCCCGCCGCCATTTGCACGCGCGCTGCTGGCCGCTGCGCTCCCGCAGCACTACAAG TTACAACTTGTCATGAATTTAAGCAATAATTTTCTAGAAGATTCTGTGCCAGTACATGTTGTGAGACTAGCGAAATATTGTCCAGTTTATTCAGTGCGAGCGACTGCATTCTACGTTCTTGGTCTAATCGGTAGCACATACGATGGCGCTAACTTGCTTGCAGAGTTAG GTTGGTTTTGCGTGCGACATACGAGACATGACCAGTTTCCTATCATATCAGAGGACAATTATGCAATAGGAACTGAAAGCACTGAGAAATCCCACTTTTACGTTACATCGCCTGATCGAAGATTCAACGCATTGGATATCGATTTGAGCGAACATTCAGATCACACAGATCAGAGTACCGCTGATAGTGTGCACTCAGAATCGGCTAGGTTGAACAAGACTATTGGCGCTATTTGTATCGAAGAAAATCAAGATGTCGTAGACCATAAAATTAGTTTCGATAGACGCGAACCAGACAAAAGGAAATCTCACACGCTTCCATCCCAAGGCTGTTCTAGTTCTCACGAGAGATCCTTAACCGAATCGAGGACAGTTGATATCCTTCGAGACTGTTCCACATACGAACGAACCGGACATAAAATGCAAATGGAAAATAGACTGTTAGGACGAATGAACTCACTTGACCAAGCTCACGAAGGGAGGGTGAGGAACACAAGCGAATCTAGCACGAGCGGTGTTAGTAGCTGCGATTCCTTCTTAGGAAAATATGCCATTCC ggaCCGCGTGTTAACATTAAGCCCCATTCCCAGTTCTTCGAGTTTGTATGGCATGAAAACTAGTGTTCCGCATCGGCCGCGTCTGGCCGAGACGCAGAGACGCATATCCACTTCTA GTTTTACGGGACCTGACGCGGCGAGCTCTCCTCCAACACAAATGGATATGTCCGGATATGCTACAATACagtcattaaataaacaccGACG aCCGCACGTATCAGAGGGCGCAGCAACGAGTTCTAGCGATATTGACGAACTTGTGTGGCTTTTGCCGGACTTTAGCCGGCGTGGCAAACCCTACTCGTCGATGCGGGAGAAATCTAAGTCACATAGGGAACGAATGGCTAAACTCAG CCTGGTGGAGGACGACTGGCGGCCGCTGTGGCAGACGGagcgcgcgggcgcggcgggcgcggggcgggccgcgcgccccgcgccgcgcgcgccccgcgccgcgccgccgcacTACATGGGCGTGTGCCTGCCGCTGCACCTCGCCGATATCTTCCCCGA CGAGGATATAAAGGCTGAAAATGTAAATGGCGATAAAATAGTTCCTAGTCGAACACGAGTACCGTCATTCCTGGACTCGAGTATCGCGAGCGCCGACAACAAGTCCCGCGCCACACCTGACAGTCAGAATATAGCCAATAAag ATATCTCAGCTACAACTGTTGCGCATCGACCGCTGCCTCTAACAATCACGAAACCGGCGCTCAACGACGCAATGGAAACGGCCAAAATCATCGAAGAGAAAACCGCCGAAGAACACGCAAAAACGAATATCACAGCTGACAAAAATCACATTATCGTTAAGGACACAGAATGTGCGGAGGCGGGGCTGGTTAAGGATGTGAGCTCTAGCACTGCGGTGGGCAGCACGTTAGTGGGCACGTTGAGCCGCGTGGAGAGTAAGCCGAGCAAGTGGAGGCACGCGGCGAGGGATTGTCTGGCCTGCGTTCGAACTAGACCGCCGTCTTCTCATGAACTGCGCGAAGCATTTTTTGCAG ATATGGAAGGAGTGAGCGCGACGGAAGACCGCACCAGCCCCCCCTCGCTCGAGCCGACGCCGCAGGCTCAACTGTTACACAACGTACTTTTTATGTCGAATcccatacatttaaaacag ACGCGGTCGGCGCTGTTGTCCCTGAAGCAGCGGCACCCGGACGTGTTCCGCAGCGCGTGCGTGTACTCGGACGTGTGCGCGGTGCTCGCGCGCGACACGTACATGCTGTGCGCGCGCCGCTTCCTGCAGGAGCTCTTCCTCGACACCAACTTCGAGTGCTTCGACGCGGAGCCCGCCGCCGTGCTCGCCCGCCACGGCGCCCCCGCCCCtcccgcgccccccgcgccgccgAACGTCGAGGCGTAG
- the LOC119831451 gene encoding zinc finger protein 391-like has translation MLDPATSDGVDLKSCRICLTTKKPLCPLFRYKLSGNYAEMLTAIADVKVLPNDGLPEKICVKCCTSLEKAYLLKTVAERSDRKMRKIVASLKPSVNTKKIAFNSLTDIKDEIAPLVKSEPKWEMEIDVLSPNSIPNTDTIDCKDIVIANTVIRKVDNYDKKLLDHTENFDNDFFDDIGNDDDDDDYLPPLENTKSKFKKPKLSDIKVFNSKGKKTIIRKVKVVKHVKTLEMKNDSSCEDKKTTTITCFPILKNGSRGPPILLKRPKDATTLKVHQNFHQKNSNKSVGRCSKQVSSGKQREKMVCPVCGILTYTLGNHMATHEEKKKFNCSQCTRTFTHKSNLLIHLKQHSGIKDHICEVCGAGFYTQKSLIRHNLIHKGDRPFQCHLCSKKFIARCDLTRHLRIHAGYKPYKCTACTMSFNAKHQLQNHERMHTGERPYSCEVCNVSFSYKVNLNNHVFKTHGINLKFKSIHTVTEEVLRREMGMLNEARDAIAHIIPQLTDVPTPGAHETVHHTSDYNV, from the exons ATGTTAGATCCTGCGACTAGTGATGGAGTGGATTTAAAATCTTGCCGCATATGTTTAACAACAAAGAAACCTCTATGTCCTTTATTTAGGTATAAGTTATCAGGAAATTATGCTGAAATGTTAACAGCAATAGCGGATGTCAAG gTTTTGCCTAATGATGGCCTTCCTGAAAAAATTTGTGTCAAATGCTGTACATCGTTGGAAAAAGCATACCTTCTTAAAACTGTGGCTGAGAG aTCAGACAGAAAAATGAGGAAAATTGTTGCCAGTTTAAAACCAAGTGTGAACACAAAGAAGATTGCATTTAACTCACTAACTGACATAAAGGATGAAATAGCTCCATTAGTGAAATCTGAACCAAAGTGGGAGATGGAAATTGATGTTCTAAGCCCTAACAGTATTCCCAATACAGACACTATTGATTGTAAAGATATTGTTATAGCCAATACTGTAATAAGAAAAGtagataattatgataaaaaattactagaTCACACTGAAAACTTTGAT AATGATTTCTTTGATGACATTggaaatgatgatgatgatgacgattaCCTACCCCCACtggaaaatacaaaaagtaaatttaagaaaCCAAAATTAAGCgacataaaagtttttaatagtaaaggtaaaaaaactattataaggAAAGTTAAAGTGGTGAAACATGTTAAGACATTGGAGATGAAAAATGATTCATCATGTGAAGATAAGAAAACCACTACAATAACCTGCT TCCCAATTCTCAAAAATGGATCCAGAGGACCACCAATTCTACTAAAGAGACCCAAAGACGCAACTACGCTAAAAGTACATCAGAACTTTcatcaaaaaaattcaaataaatcagTTGGGCGATGTAGCAAGCAAGTATCATCTGGGAAACAGCGAGAGAAAATGGTGTGTCCTGTATGTGGAATCTTGACATATACATTGGGAAATCATATGGCCACTCATGAAG aaaaaaagaaatttaactGTTCACAATGCACTAGGACATTTACTCATAAATCAAATTTGCTTATTCATCTTAAGCAACACTCTGGTATAAAGGATCATATTTGTGAAGTCTGTGGTGCAGGATTTTATACACAGAAGTCACTAATAAG acataatttaatacacaaGGGAGATAGACCTTTCCAGTGTCATCTATGTTCTAAGAAGTTTATTGCT cgATGTGACCTAACTCGTCACTTACGCATACACGCTGGTTACAAACCATATAAATGCACGGCGTGTACTATGTCGTTTAATGCTAAGCACCAGTTGCAGAATCACGAGAGGATGCATACAGGAGAGCGACCTTATAGTTGTGAG GTGTGTAACGTCTCATTCagttataaagttaatttgaaCAACCATGTGTTTAAAACCCACGGTATCAACTTGAAGTTCAAATCGATACACACGGTAACTGAGGAAGTATTGCGTCGTGAGATGGGGATGTTGAATGAGGCGAGAGATGCAATCGCACATATAATACCGCAGCTCACAGACGTACCCACGCCGGGAGCGCACGAAACAGTCCACCATACATCTGATTACAATGTATAG
- the LOC119831446 gene encoding transmembrane protein 242-like gives MADQERLQRIKAGAFLASVAGISAFVGFGATLSAARKSDPKYFNKGLQGGVELADAGAILALRALGWGTLYAIAGTSCLCYGIWKLSGARDLKEFRIKMGNLLPVLPKNNPPQSRTEFSGLNDLLTYLSEDYGKKK, from the exons ATGGCAGATCAAGAACGATTACAGCGTATtaaag ccgGTGCATTTTTGGCCTCTGTTGCTGGAATATCAGCATTTGTGGGTTTTGGAGCTACATTATCTGCAGCAAGAAAATCAGAtccaaaatatttcaacaaag gttTACAGGGTGGTGTGGAATTAGCTGATGCAGGAGCTATACTTGCTTTGAGAGCTCTTGGTTGGGGCACACTTTATGCAATAGCTGGTACCTCCTGTTTGTGTTACGGAATATGGAAATTATCAGGTGCAAGAGAT CTCAAGGagtttagaattaaaatggGGAACTTGCTGCCTGTTTTACCAAAGAATAATCCACCACAATCAAGAACTGAATTTAGTGGACTTAATGATCTATTGACATACTTATCAGAAGACTatggaaaaaagaaataa